The proteins below are encoded in one region of Alosa sapidissima isolate fAloSap1 chromosome 24, fAloSap1.pri, whole genome shotgun sequence:
- the mrtfba gene encoding myocardin-related transcription factor B isoform X3, whose protein sequence is MACLGLETRPICRAACPSVLQLRLQQRRTREQLVDQGIMPPLKSPAAFHEQIRSLERARTENFLKHKIRSRPERSELVRMHILQETLAEPSLQATQLKLKRARLADDLNEKLAQRPGPMELVEKNILPVDSSLKEAIIETSSDSLPTIVPPDGQMQYPKTLEFEEDSSDALSPEQPASQESQCSAPSPADTRLPETPSPIASTTARPSPPVPQAVSDFFKPFPSSEPPPLPPPPPHPPAAPAIPQTPTTPAPTKPAPTLVKQSQPKLPGDKSRSKKSKEAKPRVKKLKYHQYIPPDQKQELHEAPMDSSYARLLQQQQLFLQLQILSQQQQQHYNYQAILPAPLKPVVEGQTGGAAVALNSTSSLPASIVVSLPTAAPAAPTAAPAKPNHNPSNRKVGTLPANLEEMKVAELKMELKLRGLPVSGTKTDLIERLKPYQDSPAPPTPASPAAALASSTPMEVSTASLSPGQHPPTESMASTPPVSPMPTDPTKDDPAAGPDGQTWTVNGPARAPEERDRQLHEKERQIEELLRKLEHEQRLVEALKMQLEVEKRSGVSPSQSEPPPPAPPPLPPPPLVLSASSSESGPRGGPAPLFAAVSPVKTEHRAPANCSLGGQGSPCLVKLEEAHATQVNSISAAPPPQPQPQQLPQFLISHQGMQQVLTQPQAALIAAQHAGTPIVLPVSLPNNTGTIQLPTVTSVKLQPILQATVSPQTPGLIQTPVAQLQPPKPESPSAQQLSNHNHLVQTLPVCTTSGFQHCLTESRVGPEGPQCFLSTSPDNRLSPRGSPGHVSNGPLSKSPVQSQPTFILQPTTFASIPKSKEPPAYEDAVKQSRSMQNAALAQVPTATSQQMDDLFDILIESGEITPFSPHEPSVPKLMPVTASVTTLPVNTALSRPPAHVQLAPPPQVLCGDPMPSLAALASDNQLEALLDGALHDAEPRLLEDLHAQLMGDAQHHHHHHVSPGTTVASHSPMDTSDLGFSESGCGPGPSSSSSSFSLQEASLDSMEWLDLTMPGPMGTLNPLGMAADFLDTHDLQMPWD, encoded by the exons ATGGCCTGTCTAGGACTGGAGACGCGTCCGATTTGCAGAGCCGCTTGCCCATCAG TGCTCCAGTTGAGGCTCCAGCAGAGACGCACGCGAGAGCAGCTCGTAGACCAGGGCATCATGCCAC CCCTGAAGAGCCCGGCAGCGTTCCACGAGCAGATCCGGAGCCTGGAGAGAGCCAGG ACGGAAAATTTCCTGAAGCACAAGATCCGTAGTCGGCCCGAGAGGTCAGAGCTGGTGCGCATGCACATACTGCAAG AGACGCTCGCGGAGCCTTCTCTGCAGGCCACCCAGCTGAAGCTGAAGCGGGCACGGCTGGCCGATGACCTTAATGAGAAGCTGGCCCAGCGGCCCGGCCCTATGGAGCTGGTGGAGAAGAACATCCTGCCCGTGGACTCCAGCCTCAAAGAGGCCATCATCG AAACATCCAGTGACAGTCTCCCCACCATCGTTCCTCCAGATGGGCAGATGCAGTACCCAAAGACGCTGGAGTTTGAGGAGGACAGCAGCGACGCGCTCTCGCCGGAACAGCCGGCCAGCCAGGAGTCCCAGTGCTCCGCCCCGTCTCCAGCAGACACCAGGCTGCCAGAGACACCCTCTCCTATAGCCAGCACCACAGCACGG CCGAGTCCCCCGGTCCCCCAGGCCGTGTCCGACTTCTTCAAGCCCTTCCCCAGCAGCGAGCCTccgccgctgccgccgccacCGCCGCACCCCCCGGCCGCCCCCGCCATCCCTCAGACGCCCACCACTCCTGCCCCGACGAAGCCCGCTCCCACGCTGGTGAAG CAAAGCCAGCCCAAGCTGCCAGGGGACAAGAGCCGTAGCAAGAAGAGCAAGGAGGCCAAGCCGCGCGTCAAGAAGCTCAAGTACCACCAGTACATCCCGCCAGACCAGAAGCAGGAGCTCCACGAGGCGCCCATGGACTCGTCCTACGCCCGGctgctccagcagcagcagctcttcCTGCAGCTGCAGATCCtcagccagcagcagcagcagcactacaACTACCAGGCCATCCTGCCCGCGCCGCTCAA GCCGGTAGTGGAGGGTCAGACTGGAGGTGCGGCGGTGGCTCTGAACAGCACCAGCAGTCTGCCCGCCTCCATCGTGGTGTCACtgcccacggctgcccctgccGCGCCCACGGCAGCCCCTGCCAAACCCAACCACAACCCCAGCAACCGCAAGGTGGGCACGCTACCTGCCAACCTGGAAGAGATGAAG GTGGCCGAGCTGAAGATGGAGCTGAAGCTGCGTGGCCTGCCCGTCTCTGGCACCAAGACGGACCTCATCGAGCGGCTCAAGCCCTACCAGGACAGCCCCGCGCCGCCGACTCCCGCCAGCCCTGCTGCCGCCCTCGCCAGCAGCACGCCAATGGAGGTCTCCACGGCCTCTCTGTCTCCGGGCCAGCATCCCCCTACGGAGAGCATGGCCTCCACGCCCCCCGTCTCCCCCATGCCCACCGACCCCACCAAGGACGACCCCGCGGCGGGCCCGGACGGCCAGACGTGGACGGTCAACGGGCCGGCGCGGGCGCCGGAGGAGCGCGACCGGCAGCTGCACGAGAAGGAGCGGCAGATCGAGGAGCTCCTGCGCAAGCTGGAGCACGAGCAGCGGCTGGTGGAGGCGCTCAAGATGCAGCTggaggtggagaagaggagCGGCGTCAGCCCCAGCCAATCGGAGCCTCCTCCGCCGGCCCCGCCTCCCCTGCCGCCTCCTCCTCTCGTCCTGAGCGCCTCCTCCTCAGAGAGCGGCCCCCGCGGCGGTCCCGCGCCCCTGTTCGCCGCCGTGTCCCCGGTAAAGACTGAGCACCGCGCACCGGCCAACTGCTCGCTGGGGGGACAGGGCTCCCCGTGCCTGGTCAAGCTGGAGGAGGCGCACGCCACCCAGGTGAACAGCATCTCCGCAGCGCCTCcgccccagccccagcctcaGCAGCTGCCCCAGTTCCTCATCAGCCACCAGGGCATGCAACAGGTGCTGACCCAGCCGCAGGCCGCCCTCATCGCCGCCCAGCACGCCGGCACGCCCATCGTGCTGCCCGTCTCGCTGCCCAACAACACAGGCACCATCCAGCTGCCCACCGTCACCAGTGTCAAACTACAG CCCATCCTCCAGGCGACGGTGTCCCCCCAGACCCCCGGCCTGATCCAGACCCCCGTGGCCCAGCTTCAGCCCCCTAAACCAGAGAGCCCCTCCGCCCAGCAGCTCTCCAACCACAACCACTTAGTACAG ACACTGCCTGTGTGCACCACTTCTGGCTTCCAGCACTGCCTCACTGAGAGCCGGGTAGGCCCAGAGGGGCCCCAGTGTTTCCTGAGCACCTCCCCAGACAACAGGCTCTCTCCCCGGGGCTCTCCTGGACACGTCTCCAATGGCCCTCTGAGCAAG TCCCCAGTCCAGTCCCAGCCCACCTTCATCCTGCAGCCCACCACCTTCGCCAGCATCCCCAAGAGCAAAGAGCCGCCAGCCTATGAGGACGCAGTCAAACAGAGTCGCAGCATGCAGAACGCTGCTCtcgcacag GTTCCCACGGCAACCAGTCAGCAAATGGACGACCTGTTTGACATCCTGATCGAGAGCGGAG AGATTACGCCCTTCAGTCCCCACGAGCCCTCGGTGCCGAAGCTGATGCCCGTCACCGCCAGTGTCACCACGCTGCCCGTCAACACGGCGCTCTCGCGGCCGCCCGCCCACGTGCAGTTGGCGCCGCCGCCGCAGGTCCTGTGCGGCGACCCGATGCCCAGCCTGGCGGCGCTGGCCTCCGACAACCAGCTGGAGGCGCTGCTGGACGGGGCGTTGCACGACGCCGAGCCGCGGCTGCTGGAGGACCTGCATGCGCAGCTGATGGGCGACgcgcagcaccaccaccaccaccacgtgtCGCCGGGGACGACGGTGGCGTCGCACTCACCCATGGACACATCGGACCTGGGTTTCAGCGAGAGCGGCTGCGGACCGGGCCCCTCCAGCTCGTCCTCGTCCTTCAGCCTGCAGGAGGCCAGCCTGGACAGCATGGAGTGGCTGGACCTGACCATGCCCGGGCCCATGGGCACGCTCAACCCACTGGGCATGGCCGCAGACTTCCTGGACACGCACGATCTGCAGATGCCCTGGGACTGA